The Arthrobacter russicus genome has a segment encoding these proteins:
- a CDS encoding phosphonatase-like hydrolase has product MIELAVFDMAGTTIDDHGLVYQALRGCVEETGASVAQADLQLWMGTDKVTAINALMRLGGVEPAGEAVHAAFARFRALLADFYAGRPPIALPGAESALQTLRGRGIKIALTTGFDDEVAYPLLDSLGWSLGPDGLLDTVVTTTDVRAGRPAPYMIHRAMERTGAQDVRAVLSAGDTLVDVQAANQGGVLSVGVLTGSLTAEDFASAAPDYVLSSAADVPTLRETQPA; this is encoded by the coding sequence ATGATCGAGTTAGCAGTGTTCGATATGGCCGGAACCACCATCGACGATCACGGGCTGGTGTACCAAGCCCTGCGCGGCTGCGTCGAAGAAACCGGCGCTTCAGTGGCGCAAGCCGACCTGCAATTGTGGATGGGCACCGACAAAGTGACCGCAATCAACGCCTTGATGCGCTTGGGCGGCGTGGAGCCGGCCGGCGAGGCCGTGCATGCCGCCTTTGCCCGGTTCCGGGCCCTGTTGGCCGATTTCTACGCCGGGAGGCCCCCAATAGCGCTCCCCGGCGCAGAATCGGCTTTGCAGACGCTGCGCGGACGCGGCATCAAAATCGCGCTCACCACCGGTTTCGACGACGAGGTCGCCTACCCGCTGCTTGATTCGCTGGGCTGGTCGCTGGGCCCGGACGGGCTGTTGGACACCGTGGTCACCACGACTGACGTCCGGGCGGGGCGCCCGGCTCCCTACATGATCCATCGCGCGATGGAACGCACCGGTGCCCAGGACGTCCGGGCGGTGCTCTCCGCGGGCGACACCCTGGTCGACGTCCAGGCCGCGAATCAGGGCGGCGTACTGAGCGTCGGCGTGCTCACCGGCTCGCTGACCGCCGAGGACTTCGCGTCGGCGGCACCGGACTACGTGCTCTCCAGCGCCGCCGACGTTCCCACGCTGCGGGAAACCCAGCCCGCCTGA
- a CDS encoding GntR family transcriptional regulator, whose amino-acid sequence MTTPLHLKLSEEFRKRIHSGVWPQGSLVPSEAQLCAEFSVSRGPVRQALAALRQDGSITGGRGRSPMVRGDVPSQSFGTFMSFTQWAESINRVPGQKTLEIARRPAGEYVAEQLGIDAEDSVVAVFRLRFLDGSPTMLERSHYVTEAGNPLFNFDTDSGSTFRYLRENGVELSSARHIIDAVAATDEDAHYLGIEPGAPLLRERRISFSDDGSRLEYGEDRYRPELTSFMIDNTLANRTPLARIDNPEQRAARHPESTGSESSGEE is encoded by the coding sequence ATGACAACCCCGCTTCACCTCAAGCTCAGCGAGGAATTCAGAAAACGGATCCATTCCGGCGTCTGGCCGCAAGGATCGCTGGTGCCCTCCGAGGCGCAACTCTGCGCAGAATTCTCTGTCTCCCGCGGCCCGGTACGGCAGGCGCTTGCGGCGTTGCGCCAGGACGGCAGCATCACCGGCGGCCGCGGCCGCTCCCCGATGGTCCGCGGCGATGTGCCTTCGCAGTCCTTCGGTACCTTCATGTCATTCACCCAGTGGGCCGAAAGCATCAATCGGGTGCCGGGCCAGAAGACACTCGAAATCGCCCGGCGGCCGGCCGGTGAATACGTGGCGGAACAGTTGGGCATCGATGCCGAGGATTCCGTCGTCGCGGTCTTCAGGCTGCGCTTCCTGGACGGCTCCCCCACGATGCTGGAACGCTCCCATTACGTGACCGAAGCCGGGAACCCGTTGTTCAACTTCGATACCGACAGCGGTTCCACTTTCCGCTACCTGCGCGAAAACGGCGTGGAACTCAGCTCGGCCCGGCACATCATCGATGCGGTGGCGGCGACCGATGAAGATGCGCACTATCTGGGCATCGAGCCCGGCGCCCCGCTGCTGCGGGAACGCCGGATCAGCTTCAGCGACGACGGCTCCCGGCTCGAGTACGGCGAAGACCGCTACCGCCCGGAGCTGACCAGCTTCATGATCGACAACACTTTGGCCAACCGCACCCCGCTGGCCAGGATCGACAACCCGGAACAACGCGCGGCGCGCCACCCGGAAAGCACCGGGTCCGAAAGCTCAGGAGAAGAATGA